The Quercus robur chromosome 3, dhQueRobu3.1, whole genome shotgun sequence DNA segment ATGGAAGAGATGGTCGACCCTTGAAGTaaataaggaaaagaaagatgggggggggggggggtgtggttaAGTGACAATCCAGTGATAATGACATCTTTTATGATGCCCTATATCTGTGGTTTGAATCCCACCTCCCCCTCCCATTTTATCTAcctatcacaaaaaaaaaaaaaaaaaaaaaaaaaaaaaaaaaaaaaaggggaaaagatgCTCAAGGTGGTTTTCGTTCAGACCGTTTAGCACTTTACTAATTAATAGGAAAATTGTCTAACTAGAATAAGAAAACTTGCACCCTCAAAGACCAAAATAAGCAGAACTGACACACAAAGTTGATCATCTAATTAAAAAGTGGTGAGGAAGCTTATATTTGAGCAAGGATTTCATAATTAACCTTAATGCTGTTCACTTTTGAACTCTGAATTGCAACTAGACGAGAGCCATCAACTTCTTGTTCTTCTATTCTACTAACAGAATTCACACTTTTGTTATCTCTTTCCTCCACAGATGCCCTCCCAGGAAACTGTTCAACATTGTCCTGTCAATGTAGTTTAAAAGTGACATAAAATGAGATCATACTACAAATATTATGTATCAAAACAATGTCACACACTCTTCggaaaaacaaaatcaagctataaatcaaatatataagaaataaaagacACACCAAAACACACATCAAGGACCAACAAATCCTATTTTGATTATTGTCCCATTTGTTtgatagaaaaatataataaaataagagaaacAGTTAAGTTTAAGCCAGATAGGCTTTGTAACTTCTTTTCCTAGggtttccttttttattttggttttgggggggggggggggggggggaggggttaAGAATCACTCCAATGGTCTACATATCCTTAAGCAATGTTTCCATCTGAAATAATCATTTGTTTACCTTATGTCTTTCAATCATGTGTGGAGCTTAATCTACAGTGCTATGACAAGAACAAAAGATAATAAATATACCAAGttacatttattttatgataGCCAACAAAAAGCCAAGCAAGGAGGCAGCAATATATTAGTTTTAAAGTTATATAACCATGAAATAATTCCATTGTGTGCTTAATGGTGTTCCTCAGAGTAAGTTTCAATTAATTTGTACATAAACGTGCTATCAAACGCAGGAAACAATCAAGTTGTGCTGGCTTCCCATTTTGCCTTGTTAAATGAAACTTTTCATTCACATATTACGGCAGTCCAAAGGATGAGTAAAGCTCTAATGGCTAATACCTTGGTGTGATCTTGAACGGTAGACACTCCTGACCTTTGAATATTATTTGGTCCTGGATGAACACTATGTCCATTAACCTTGCTCCCCGAACTTACTACTTTCTGCATTCCTTGCCCAGAACTTCTTGGTGGTCCAGACACCTTCTGAAGAATCTCCTGGAAAAAGAATTAAGTTATTTTAAGAACAATAATAGAATATCATAAAAACAAGGAgtcaaaaactaaaagaaaataaatatctaGCTGAGGATACTATTTTAGTGGAAACTATACACCATCAGCTCAGAGAACATGAGAGCAGAATAAAACAtcaactttcattaataattctAATCCCACTTCCCTTTTCCCTATCATCTCTAGATTCCATCAACATCTACTCTGCAAACAGAAGTCATTATACTGCCCAATATATCCAACTGTCCAACTCATTAAAAATATCTGAGACATTCATGGCAACATACAAATTCCATAGCACGTACAACTTTAGCTCATTACTAAAGAGCTGTTTCACTGCTGCTCTGCCAGTATGGCAATTGCAAAAAAGGTATGCAAAAATGTCTATAAGAGCtctacaataaatataaaaacaattttaagttGTGAAAAGGAAATTGCAGTGAAATCAGCTTTATACCAAGGGTCACTCACCTGGAAAATGAAAATACTCTCCTCTTGTTATAAAAAATGAACTCAAATGATTGTAATCTGACATTCAAAAACTTAATCCACTAAGATTTCAATTGTGACTTGACTATGTCCCCTACTTGTGATGTTGTTATTGCTACATTATTTGCTATTTAAAAGTGTGATCTTTTACTGTCACATCAATATTTAATGATAATGGATGCGTGAACAGATTACAACTCAAGAATGCTGAAGCATAGGACCTGTTGAGCTAAACAAACACAAAAGCCATTTAGTATTTAAACAGATTTCAGGATACTGATTATAAACAATCCTATCTCATATTCATAATGTCCAATCTAGCAAAATGACTCAGTGTGATAATATCATCGCATCATATAATTATAACTCATAGTTCCCATCGTGCAACACATCACATTGCATAAAGATTACGAGCTCTACAAGCAACTGAATAGGACATAGATGGCAACATGCTTACTTTGTCATACAATGATCTGGCCTCAGTGTACTGCTTCTTAATTTCTTGGTTGTCAGGCTCCAACCTCAGGGCAAACTCAGCATCTGCAAGTAACTATATTCATTATATCAGCCAGATCAGACACAAAAATATATCAGAAGAAAACATACACTTCATAATCTTGATGACAATATATTGTTATGGATGCATACCCTCAAAGCATTCTTTATATTTCCCAAGTTCTTTTCTAGCTGTAGCTCGACGTGAGTATGCTTTTATGTAGCGATCATCTAAGTTCAGGGCCTCTGTACAATCATCCTCAGCCTCTTGGAATCTAATGaacaggaaaataaaaataaagagaaggaAACATATTTGTTAAGATTCATGAAGGTTTGACCATTAAGAGCATTACTCAGGCATGAGAGCAACTTAAAGCACAAGATAATAGACATATGAACACATTCAGGGTACCAAAAGTTCAAAATGTACATAATGTACACAAAAAAACAGATTGATTTATCAACACCTTAGGCAAGTTAACCTGACATGTTAGTTAAGCAAAATAATGTGTTCTGCATATTACTTGCCTTCTGATTTTGAGATAGGCCATCGCCCTATTTGCATAAGCCACTGCTGTTGGTGAAAAGGCAATGCTTCTTGAATAGCATTCGATAGCTTCCTTAAACTTCTTCTGTTTAAAATACTCATTGCCCTGTAAGATTGAAATAGATTTGATACTTAACATCATTTACAATAACATAGTTGCATGCACATCCTGAATCATCAAAATTATTCTGAAAGGAGAATAAATTGTACCAGTTCTTTCTCTGAAGTAGCATCAGGAAAACTCTCTTCAGTCATGAGGCTAGTTGACGTAGAATCAACTCCATAGTTCCTCATGTAATCAAATTGTCCTGAATTACTCGAATAATCGACTGAGGGAGTTTTTCCAATGTTCCGAGAAGAAACCTATAaaaattcccataaaaaaattacgCATGATATTTTTGCTATATAGCTATACATATATCCACAAACACATGTATGTCATAATATAATACagaaattaaagtttaaactagaCCATTCAACCACATTTTCcatattcttaaaatttacCGCATCTACCAAAGAATTGAGAATCACCAAAGAGTTGTCTTCGTtgtctaaattttttatctttacacAGAAAATCCAATCATTACATTACATTTAAACACCAATAtcaacagtttttcaagaatttattttatctGTGATAAGTAGAAGAATAAATTTTCAACAATACACGGAGCACATTGTCAACCTAAATAAACCATTTCTCATTAAATACCCATAAACTTCCCAAGAACataagataattaaaaaaaaaaaaatccatacacCTAATTTAACTCTTAATACTCCACAAATCACAACCTTAACATTGTCACCCTACAGTTCCCATTCTACACTAAACCTAAACACTAATTAAGAAAGTTGCACTTTACTCTTGAATGATcatctttaaattaaaaaaaaaaaaatttattgatactgacttttattttcacatattttaaaatcacaTAACCCATTGAAAAGttcctattctttttttttctttttttcttttttctttttttaagata contains these protein-coding regions:
- the LOC126716744 gene encoding uncharacterized protein LOC126716744 isoform X1, with the translated sequence MSRNPSKHGRDQAMDFQGFLNDLQDWELSLKDKDKKMKPQAPQKEKSVSSRNIGKTPSVDYSSNSGQFDYMRNYGVDSTSTSLMTEESFPDATSEKELGNEYFKQKKFKEAIECYSRSIAFSPTAVAYANRAMAYLKIRRFQEAEDDCTEALNLDDRYIKAYSRRATARKELGKYKECFEDAEFALRLEPDNQEIKKQYTEARSLYDKEILQKVSGPPRSSGQGMQKVVSSGSKVNGHSVHPGPNNIQRSGVSTVQDHTKDNVEQFPGRASVEERDNKSVNSVSRIEEQEVDGSRLVAIQSSKVNSIKKNHRTGKQELMKSVQELASQAASRAKAEAAKNITPPKSAYQFEASWRELSDDRALQARLLKAVSPTALPQIFKNALSASLLVDIIKCVATFFTEEMDLAIRYIENLTNVSRFDLLIMCLSSTDRDDLHKIWDEVFCSEATPIEYAEMLDKLRSRYCLNR
- the LOC126716744 gene encoding uncharacterized protein LOC126716744 isoform X3, whose protein sequence is MSRNPSKHGRDQAMDWELSLKDKDKKMKPQAPQKEKSVSSRNIGKTPSVDYSSNSGQFDYMRNYGVDSTSTSLMTEESFPDATSEKELGNEYFKQKKFKEAIECYSRSIAFSPTAVAYANRAMAYLKIRRFQEAEDDCTEALNLDDRYIKAYSRRATARKELGKYKECFEDAEFALRLEPDNQEIKKQYTEARSLYDKEILQKVSGPPRSSGQGMQKVVSSGSKVNGHSVHPGPNNIQRSGVSTVQDHTKDNVEQFPGRASVEERDNKSVNSVSRIEEQEVDGSRLVAIQSSKVNSIKKNHRTGKQELMKSVQELASQAASRAKAEAAKNITPPKSAYQFEASWRELSDDRALQARLLKAVSPTALPQIFKNALSASLLVDIIKCVATFFTEEMDLAIRYIENLTNVSRFDLLIMCLSSTDRDDLHKIWDEVFCSEATPIEYAEMLDKLRSRYCLNR
- the LOC126716744 gene encoding uncharacterized protein LOC126716744 isoform X2, whose protein sequence is MSRNPSKHGRDQAMGFLNDLQDWELSLKDKDKKMKPQAPQKEKSVSSRNIGKTPSVDYSSNSGQFDYMRNYGVDSTSTSLMTEESFPDATSEKELGNEYFKQKKFKEAIECYSRSIAFSPTAVAYANRAMAYLKIRRFQEAEDDCTEALNLDDRYIKAYSRRATARKELGKYKECFEDAEFALRLEPDNQEIKKQYTEARSLYDKEILQKVSGPPRSSGQGMQKVVSSGSKVNGHSVHPGPNNIQRSGVSTVQDHTKDNVEQFPGRASVEERDNKSVNSVSRIEEQEVDGSRLVAIQSSKVNSIKKNHRTGKQELMKSVQELASQAASRAKAEAAKNITPPKSAYQFEASWRELSDDRALQARLLKAVSPTALPQIFKNALSASLLVDIIKCVATFFTEEMDLAIRYIENLTNVSRFDLLIMCLSSTDRDDLHKIWDEVFCSEATPIEYAEMLDKLRSRYCLNR